One stretch of bacterium DNA includes these proteins:
- the thpR gene encoding RNA 2',3'-cyclic phosphodiesterase has translation MRSSQNQIRTFICLELPKDIQKTIDNGLTEPLRKTSARCSFVKPGNLHLTLKFLGDIDPSEIDHISGEILESIRGYPPFKLSLSKVGSFGGHTPRVVWAGLDGEIMRLGEVASNIDKALAKLGFKKEKRAFKPHLTVARVRDNQRSDELLRIIREVGSLTGDFTADKIIFMKSKLSSGGSIYEPLAEFPLLA, from the coding sequence ATGAGGTCTTCACAGAACCAGATAAGGACCTTCATATGCCTCGAACTGCCGAAGGATATACAAAAAACCATCGACAACGGCCTCACTGAGCCGCTGAGAAAAACCTCGGCCCGATGTTCCTTCGTTAAGCCGGGAAATCTCCACCTCACGCTTAAATTTCTCGGAGATATCGACCCATCGGAAATAGACCATATATCTGGAGAGATTCTAGAGTCTATTCGTGGATATCCGCCATTTAAGTTATCGCTCAGCAAAGTCGGAAGTTTCGGTGGTCATACACCGCGTGTCGTGTGGGCAGGTCTCGATGGCGAAATTATGCGCCTCGGTGAGGTTGCATCCAATATTGATAAAGCTTTGGCCAAACTCGGTTTTAAAAAGGAAAAAAGGGCTTTCAAACCACATCTCACTGTTGCGCGCGTCCGAGATAATCAAAGAAGCGATGAACTCCTTCGGATTATTAGGGAAGTTGGATCGCTTACCGGCGATTTCACAGCCGATAAAATAATATTCATGAAGAGCAAACTCTCCTCAGGCGGGAGCATTTATGAACCGCTTGCAGAATTCCCCCTATTAGCTTAA
- a CDS encoding CinA family nicotinamide mononucleotide deamidase-related protein, with the protein MDFVIIAIGDELLSGRTIDTNSAWLSSQIDKLGFQTTWHLTVADKIDTITEAITRAKRRGSVCILSGGLGPTVDDVTIEAICKFFGRKLLTEESILDEIKEKYIDRGLPLPKSGIPNEALIPERATALKNSVGMAPGILIEEDGFILIALPGVPHELKDIFIHCVAHFLEKYQPKNSVLTNVIYTTGIAESSLSCKLEKILHKFPEQKIAFYPGYYGVEVRLTSTTNAGFKSFSEKIFEICKPWCYSTVKRDLPNIIGALLKKRNHKVSAAESCTGGLLSSRLVDVAGASMWFEGGVVSYSNDAKVELLGVEHSVLEKYGAVSGVVASQMARGSCIKFHADYGLSTTGIAGPTGESKEKPLGLVFYAVHSPEGTFIRSNIFAGGRESHRHKTSQAVLTMLWLILEGRYNNHIWVDGSKEFLL; encoded by the coding sequence ATGGATTTCGTGATCATTGCCATAGGCGATGAACTGCTTTCCGGCAGGACTATCGACACTAATTCTGCATGGCTATCTTCGCAAATCGATAAACTTGGTTTTCAGACTACCTGGCACCTCACTGTTGCGGACAAGATTGATACGATAACCGAAGCTATCACTCGCGCAAAAAGGCGCGGCAGTGTGTGCATTCTAAGCGGTGGCCTCGGCCCCACAGTGGATGATGTAACTATCGAAGCCATCTGCAAATTCTTTGGTCGAAAGCTCTTAACTGAAGAATCTATCCTCGATGAGATAAAGGAAAAATACATCGATAGAGGCCTACCCCTTCCGAAAAGCGGTATTCCGAATGAAGCGCTTATTCCAGAGCGAGCTACCGCGCTCAAAAATTCTGTTGGTATGGCCCCCGGCATCTTAATCGAGGAGGATGGATTTATTCTAATAGCGCTCCCAGGTGTGCCCCATGAGTTGAAGGATATATTTATTCATTGCGTAGCACATTTCCTTGAAAAATATCAACCAAAGAACAGCGTTCTTACGAATGTCATCTACACGACAGGCATTGCCGAGAGCTCACTCTCCTGTAAACTGGAAAAAATCCTACATAAATTTCCCGAACAGAAGATTGCATTTTATCCAGGTTATTATGGCGTAGAAGTGCGCCTCACGAGCACAACCAATGCGGGCTTCAAGAGTTTCAGTGAGAAGATATTCGAGATATGCAAACCGTGGTGCTATTCTACGGTTAAGAGGGACCTTCCTAATATTATTGGCGCGCTCTTAAAGAAGCGCAACCACAAAGTTTCAGCTGCAGAAAGTTGCACTGGCGGCCTTCTTTCTTCGAGGCTAGTTGATGTCGCGGGCGCAAGCATGTGGTTCGAAGGCGGAGTGGTCAGTTACTCTAACGATGCCAAAGTTGAGCTTCTTGGAGTGGAGCATTCTGTGCTTGAAAAATATGGGGCCGTTTCCGGTGTAGTAGCTTCGCAGATGGCACGCGGCTCATGCATAAAATTCCACGCGGATTATGGTTTATCCACCACTGGTATCGCCGGACCTACTGGGGAATCGAAAGAAAAACCCCTAGGCTTGGTGTTTTACGCTGTTCATTCTCCTGAAGGAACGTTTATTCGCTCAAATATATTTGCCGGCGGAAGAGAATCTCACAGGCACAAAACTTCACAGGCAGTTCTGACAATGCTCTGGCTTATTTTAGAGGGCCGATATAATAATCATATTTGGGTAGATGGCAGCAAAGAGTTTCTTTTATGA
- the dnaA gene encoding chromosomal replication initiator protein DnaA: MANNNKELWDVCLTEFRSKINRQSYATWFEDTEGLSAEGQNLVVKIRDQFTADWLEQHHLEMIFDVIVRSIGESYRLTFAVPHGDGSYSYSVPELHKYKRYDSDTASEDRHLNSKYSFDSFIVGDFNRFAHAAALAVAEAPGKSKYSPLFIYGGTGLGKTHLIQAIGHFIKEENPHTKVIYVTSERFTNEFIGSLISKTTAEFNRVYRNVDVLLVDDVHFFSGKESIQSEFFHIFNSLHQKGKQIVLTSDVAPSTITGLEERLLSRLKWGLVVDIQPPDLEGRMAILRRKAEFDGIALNEDVLVYIAENIVSNVRELEGTLIRLLAYASITGCDIDISVAREVISHYHNGSNNKKIGPSEICREVASVFGVAEKNLLNARRTQPLALARQVAMYLCRELTDNSLKTIGLYFGGRDHSTVIHAVNCVRDRIRLDSILADKVAKVRADLHL; the protein is encoded by the coding sequence ATGGCTAATAATAATAAAGAACTTTGGGATGTTTGCTTAACAGAATTTAGATCTAAAATTAATAGACAAAGCTATGCTACATGGTTTGAAGATACTGAAGGTTTATCTGCAGAGGGCCAAAACCTTGTGGTCAAGATTCGCGATCAATTTACTGCAGATTGGCTAGAGCAACATCACCTCGAGATGATTTTCGATGTTATAGTAAGATCTATAGGAGAATCTTATCGACTTACTTTTGCAGTACCCCATGGAGATGGTTCTTATTCTTATTCTGTCCCAGAATTGCATAAATATAAGCGATATGATTCTGATACAGCCTCAGAAGACCGCCATTTAAATTCAAAATATTCCTTCGATTCTTTTATTGTTGGAGACTTTAATAGATTTGCACACGCTGCAGCTCTTGCGGTTGCAGAGGCACCTGGTAAAAGTAAGTATTCTCCGTTGTTTATTTATGGTGGTACCGGACTCGGAAAAACTCATCTTATTCAGGCAATAGGTCATTTCATTAAAGAGGAAAATCCGCACACAAAGGTTATCTATGTGACCAGCGAACGATTCACAAACGAATTTATTGGAAGCTTAATATCAAAAACAACCGCCGAGTTTAACAGGGTTTATCGTAACGTAGATGTTCTTCTTGTGGACGATGTTCACTTCTTCTCTGGAAAAGAATCTATTCAAAGTGAATTCTTCCATATATTTAACTCTCTTCATCAAAAGGGTAAACAGATTGTCCTTACAAGCGATGTTGCGCCTTCGACAATCACTGGCCTCGAAGAAAGGCTTCTTTCGAGACTAAAGTGGGGCTTGGTAGTCGATATTCAACCACCCGATCTCGAGGGTAGAATGGCTATATTACGCCGAAAAGCAGAGTTCGATGGCATTGCCCTTAATGAGGATGTTCTAGTATATATCGCTGAAAATATTGTATCTAATGTCAGAGAGCTCGAAGGCACCCTCATTCGCCTTTTAGCATATGCTTCTATAACCGGTTGCGATATCGATATTAGCGTTGCTCGGGAGGTTATCAGCCACTATCACAACGGCTCAAATAATAAAAAAATCGGGCCTTCAGAGATATGTCGCGAGGTTGCCTCGGTTTTTGGTGTTGCAGAAAAAAATCTCTTGAACGCTCGGAGAACTCAACCTTTAGCGCTCGCTCGCCAAGTTGCAATGTATCTCTGCCGAGAACTAACTGACAATTCTCTGAAGACAATAGGTCTTTATTTTGGTGGAAG
- the recA gene encoding recombinase RecA — protein sequence MANNEKQRDKALELAIESIHKAFGDGAIMRLGDNGTPKQIPSISTHSLGLDLALGIGGIPRGRISEIFGPESSGKTTLALHVIAEAQKKGGLAAFIDAEHAMDPVYAEALGVKVDSLWVSQPDNGEQALEICETIVRSGAMDIVVIDSVAALVPRAEIEGEMGDRQVGAQARLMSQALRKLAGAISKSNTAVVFVNQTRMKIGVMFGNPETTSGGVALKFYASVRINIRRGATIKVKEQSIGNKVYIQVVKNKLAPPFRKTECDIVYGEGISREAEFLDLGVDLDIVTKKGMWFSFGEEKLGQGRENSRIFLKENPDIANRIANGIKAKLGLELKDTPKTKVKKEDK from the coding sequence ATGGCAAATAACGAAAAACAGAGGGATAAGGCGCTTGAACTAGCTATCGAAAGCATCCATAAAGCATTCGGTGACGGCGCTATTATGCGTCTTGGTGATAACGGAACACCTAAGCAAATCCCCAGCATAAGCACACACTCCCTCGGCCTCGATTTAGCCTTGGGCATCGGAGGTATCCCACGTGGAAGGATCAGCGAAATTTTTGGCCCGGAATCATCCGGGAAAACCACCCTTGCTCTTCATGTTATTGCCGAGGCTCAAAAAAAGGGTGGTCTTGCGGCCTTTATCGACGCCGAACACGCGATGGATCCGGTTTATGCCGAGGCTCTTGGAGTAAAAGTAGATAGCCTTTGGGTCTCACAACCCGATAACGGCGAACAAGCGCTCGAAATATGCGAGACCATCGTTCGTAGCGGCGCAATGGACATTGTAGTAATAGACTCGGTCGCAGCCCTTGTGCCCCGCGCCGAGATCGAGGGCGAAATGGGCGATAGACAGGTTGGAGCCCAGGCAAGACTGATGAGCCAAGCACTTCGTAAACTCGCCGGTGCTATTAGTAAATCTAATACTGCGGTTGTTTTTGTCAACCAAACACGTATGAAGATCGGTGTGATGTTCGGCAATCCCGAGACTACCTCGGGCGGAGTAGCTCTGAAGTTCTACGCTAGCGTGCGAATCAATATTCGGCGCGGTGCTACAATAAAGGTTAAGGAACAATCGATAGGAAACAAAGTTTATATACAGGTAGTGAAAAACAAGCTTGCACCGCCATTCCGTAAGACTGAATGCGACATAGTTTATGGCGAAGGCATTTCTCGCGAAGCAGAGTTTTTGGACCTCGGTGTAGATTTGGATATTGTCACAAAAAAGGGTATGTGGTTCTCTTTCGGCGAGGAAAAACTCGGGCAAGGGAGAGAAAATTCTAGGATTTTCTTGAAAGAAAATCCCGATATTGCCAATAGAATCGCCAATGGGATTAAGGCCAAACTCGGCTTAGAGCTCAAGGATACACCTAAAACAAAAGTAAAAAAAGAGGATAAATAA
- the lon gene encoding endopeptidase La: MKENRLPIIPLREIVVFPEVITPILVGRARSLSAVQEAMITERKVIVVAQKDSANEEVRANDLYRIGTVAKVIQLLRLPEGTMKVLIEGESRAEIKRFFFGRDYMEAVFEIVKDQSEKASPRAEALARKTLERFNVYSQMEESVPPEIVGTIESYIENPGTLADIIAAHISMPLAAKQKLLECFSPEDRLGNILAHLSREVEILRLQADIDKTVSNRISDSQREYYLREQLETIRKELGSDLDPEIAALRKKAKLKNLKPDIMQRLEEEFERLERMHPSSPESAVTRNYIDWIMALPWGEFTEDNTDIDRARKILDDDHFGLDEIKERITEHIAVMALSSAVKGPILCLVGPPGVGKTSLGKSIARALGRKFVRVSLGGVRDEAEIRGHRKTYVGSLPGRIIQQLKVAGSSNPVFLLDEIDKLGTDFRGDPASALLEALDPEQNSTFVDHYLEVEFDLSKVLFITTANTTAGIPPALIDRMEIVRIPGYLITEKKSIAKGFLIPKLRIENGLDKVQIRFTSDSIRMLVRGWTQEAGVRGLERKLGKIMRVIASKIVKKKRRPTRIDISAKDLIKYVGIAPFRGSNLPDVLSPGEALGLAWTSYGGEVLRFETAMIEGEEELVLTGRLGDVMKESAKTALTFVKKRLVTIGFEKEKIAHKTIHIHVPEGAVPKDGPSAGICIASALFSLFLNKAIRSDTAMTGEITLTGRVLRIGGLVEKLVAAKRLELKRVIIPKENFPELPDISDEIKAGLDIKPVTCIDEVFGILGLN, encoded by the coding sequence ATGAAGGAAAATCGCCTACCAATAATACCACTCCGAGAAATTGTAGTTTTCCCCGAGGTTATTACTCCAATTCTAGTGGGCCGCGCAAGAAGCCTTTCGGCTGTTCAAGAGGCTATGATCACCGAACGTAAGGTGATTGTTGTGGCTCAAAAGGATTCTGCCAACGAGGAAGTCCGAGCAAATGATCTATATCGAATAGGGACAGTAGCTAAAGTTATACAGCTTCTAAGGCTTCCAGAGGGAACAATGAAAGTTCTCATAGAGGGTGAATCACGAGCTGAAATAAAGCGCTTCTTTTTTGGCAGAGATTATATGGAGGCTGTTTTCGAGATTGTTAAGGATCAAAGCGAGAAAGCAAGCCCTAGAGCAGAAGCTCTTGCAAGAAAAACCCTCGAGCGATTTAATGTTTATTCGCAAATGGAGGAGAGCGTTCCTCCCGAGATAGTCGGTACTATCGAATCATATATCGAAAATCCTGGAACATTAGCGGATATAATAGCCGCGCATATATCAATGCCGCTCGCTGCGAAGCAAAAGTTGTTGGAGTGTTTTTCCCCCGAAGATAGACTTGGAAATATTCTTGCCCATCTTAGCAGAGAGGTAGAGATTCTTCGTTTGCAGGCAGATATCGATAAAACAGTTAGTAATAGAATATCCGACAGCCAGCGAGAATATTATCTTCGAGAACAACTTGAGACAATTCGGAAGGAACTAGGTTCTGATTTGGACCCGGAGATAGCAGCCTTGCGGAAGAAGGCTAAATTAAAAAATCTAAAACCAGATATAATGCAAAGACTCGAGGAAGAATTTGAACGCCTTGAGCGGATGCATCCTTCAAGCCCAGAATCTGCGGTGACAAGAAACTATATAGATTGGATAATGGCCTTGCCTTGGGGCGAGTTTACTGAAGATAATACTGATATCGATAGGGCTAGGAAAATACTCGACGATGATCATTTTGGGCTCGACGAAATTAAAGAGCGAATCACCGAACATATCGCAGTGATGGCGCTTTCTTCAGCGGTTAAAGGTCCGATTTTGTGTCTTGTTGGGCCGCCCGGTGTCGGTAAAACATCCCTTGGAAAAAGCATTGCCCGCGCTCTAGGACGTAAGTTTGTTAGAGTGTCACTCGGGGGGGTTCGCGACGAGGCTGAGATAAGAGGCCATAGAAAAACATATGTAGGTTCGCTCCCCGGAAGAATAATACAACAATTGAAGGTAGCTGGAAGCTCGAATCCAGTATTCCTTTTAGACGAGATAGACAAGCTCGGAACAGATTTCCGTGGAGATCCGGCCTCAGCTCTTCTGGAAGCTCTCGATCCCGAACAAAACTCCACATTTGTGGATCACTATCTCGAAGTGGAATTCGACCTTTCTAAGGTTCTTTTTATCACAACCGCAAACACAACTGCCGGGATACCACCAGCACTTATTGATAGAATGGAAATAGTCAGAATACCGGGGTACCTGATCACGGAGAAAAAATCCATTGCAAAGGGATTCTTAATACCAAAGCTCAGGATCGAAAATGGTCTCGACAAGGTGCAGATACGGTTTACTAGCGATTCTATAAGAATGCTTGTCCGTGGCTGGACTCAAGAAGCCGGTGTCCGAGGACTCGAACGCAAACTCGGCAAGATAATGCGGGTTATTGCCTCGAAGATAGTCAAAAAAAAGCGGAGACCGACGCGTATTGACATATCGGCAAAAGATCTTATAAAATATGTAGGAATAGCGCCATTCAGGGGTTCGAATTTGCCAGATGTATTATCTCCAGGTGAGGCTCTTGGTTTGGCGTGGACATCCTATGGAGGAGAGGTTCTTCGCTTTGAAACAGCAATGATCGAAGGCGAAGAGGAACTTGTTCTAACAGGCAGACTCGGGGATGTTATGAAGGAGTCCGCTAAAACAGCATTGACCTTTGTGAAAAAGAGATTAGTCACTATTGGATTTGAGAAAGAGAAGATTGCACATAAAACTATACATATCCATGTTCCTGAAGGCGCAGTTCCAAAGGATGGCCCTTCTGCCGGTATATGTATCGCAAGCGCTTTATTTTCATTATTCCTCAACAAAGCGATACGAAGCGACACTGCAATGACTGGTGAGATCACACTTACAGGAAGAGTGCTTCGCATAGGCGGGCTTGTTGAAAAACTCGTTGCGGCAAAAAGGTTGGAACTCAAGCGCGTTATTATTCCAAAAGAAAACTTCCCGGAACTCCCCGATATCTCAGATGAAATTAAGGCAGGCCTCGATATTAAACCAGTGACTTGCATAGATGAAGTATTCGGAATACTTGGTTTGAACTAA
- a CDS encoding NTP transferase domain-containing protein, translating into MKGLILAGGLGSRLRPLTNITNKHLLPVYDAPMIYYPLRSLVDAGIKDIMVVCGGNHAGEFLRLLGNGAEFGLKHLNYAYQQNEGGIAEALSLCEHFVDGDKTVVFLGDNIIESSIARAVSDFEKQKEGARILLKEVEDPRDYGVVSFGKKGNIEKIIEKPKQPPSNFAVIGIYMYGPEVFDIIRTLEPSHRNELEITDVNNVYLKQGKLEYSTLDGWWADAGASIDAYYETVKVVAESARAKD; encoded by the coding sequence ATGAAGGGATTGATATTGGCCGGTGGACTCGGCTCTCGGCTTAGACCTCTCACAAATATAACAAACAAACACCTTTTGCCTGTTTATGATGCCCCGATGATTTATTATCCTTTGCGCTCACTAGTCGATGCTGGTATCAAGGATATAATGGTTGTATGCGGTGGGAATCATGCAGGGGAATTCCTCAGGCTTTTAGGAAATGGAGCAGAGTTCGGACTAAAACACCTTAACTACGCTTATCAACAGAACGAGGGTGGTATAGCCGAAGCCCTCAGTCTTTGTGAGCATTTTGTCGATGGAGATAAAACTGTCGTTTTTCTTGGGGATAACATTATAGAATCTAGCATTGCTAGGGCGGTGAGCGACTTCGAAAAACAGAAAGAAGGCGCGCGAATTTTGCTTAAAGAGGTAGAGGATCCACGCGATTATGGGGTGGTGAGTTTCGGCAAAAAAGGTAATATCGAGAAGATAATCGAGAAACCAAAACAGCCACCATCAAATTTTGCGGTTATAGGAATATATATGTATGGCCCGGAGGTTTTCGATATTATAAGAACTCTCGAGCCTTCACACAGAAACGAACTCGAGATCACAGATGTAAATAATGTTTATCTTAAACAAGGTAAGCTTGAATACAGCACTCTCGATGGTTGGTGGGCGGATGCTGGTGCCTCTATCGACGCTTATTATGAGACAGTCAAGGTGGTTGCGGAAAGCGCACGCGCGAAAGACTAA